DNA sequence from the Arthrobacter crystallopoietes genome:
GTAGTCCGCGTGGTCGCGCCGGCGCAACGGCAGGAGCTCCCGCAACGCCGGCTCATCGACCTGGATGATTTTGGTGCCGGCCTCCTGCAAGTCCGAAATTTCGTCCCGCAATGCCAGCGCTACCTGGTTGGCGGTCTCCTCCAGCGGCTGGTCGTCCCGCACAAAGGACCAGGCCAGAATGGTCACCGGTCCGGTCAGCATTCCCTTCACCGGCTTCTCGGTCAGCGACTGCGCGTAGCGCGTCCACGGAACCGTGATGGGTGCCAGCCGGCTGACGTCGCCCCAGAGAATGGACGGACGGGTGCAGCGGCTGCCGTAGGACTGGACCCAGCCGTGCACCGTGACGTCGAAGCCGTCCAGGTTCTCGGCAAAATACTGGACCATGTCGTTGCGCTCGGGTTCTCCGTGCACCAGTACGTCGAGACCCAGTTCCTCCTGCAGTTCGATGACGCGCTTGATCTCCTCCTTCATGAGCTGCTCGTAGGCGGCGTCTTCCAGTTCGCCTTTGAGCGCGCGGGCCCGGGCCAGCCGGATGTCGCGGGTCTGCGGGAAGGATCCGATGGTGGTCGTTGGCAGTGCGGGCAGCCGCAGAACGTCCTGCTGGGCGGTCCACCGGCTCTCGAACTCATCGCGGGTGAAGTCGGCCGGAACCAGTCCCCCGGTCCGGGCGCGCACGGCGCTTTGCCGGACGCCCGGAGACTGCCGGCGGGTTTCCAGGATGGCTGCCGCGGCCGCCACCTCTGCGGCAATCGCGTCAGGCCTGCCGACCGCCCGGGCCAGGGTGCGGACCTCGTCCACCTTCTGGTCCGCGAAGGCGAGCCAGCTGCGCAGGACCGGGTCCAGCTGCTGCTCCTGCTCCACATCGTGCGGGACATGGAAGAGCGAGGTCGACGTCGCGACGGCGAGCCCCTCGACGGATTCCTCCAAACGTCGCAGCTTGGCTGCTGCGGCGGCCAAGTCTGCCTTCCAGATGTTCTGGCCGTCCACCAGGCCCGCGACCAGCACGGTGCTCCCCAGCGCCTCCAGCTCCGCCGCTGCAGGGACAGTTCCGTTGACCAGGTCCAGATGGAGGGCATCCAGGCCGGAAGCGGCCAGCACGGGCAGCAGCCCGCCCAGCGAGCCGTAGGACGAGGTCACCAGCAGGCGCGGCCGCTGCGGGGCCTGAAGTTCCGTGGCCAGCGCGATGTAGGCCAACTGGACCGCCGCCGCCAGTTCCCCTTCGGACAAGTCCTGGTCGGCTACCAGGGCCGGCTCCTCGAGCTGGACCCATTCGACTCCGGCCGCCGCCAGGGCGCGAAGCACCTCGGCGTAGACCGGCAGCACGTCGGCCAGGCGCGACAGCGGCTCGAAGCCCGCGCCGGCGTCGTTAGCCGCTTTGCTCAGAAGCAGGAAGCTGACCGGCCCCACGAGCACGGGCCGGGTGGTGAAACCTGCCTGACGTGCCGCCGTGAAGTTCTCCACGATCCAGTCATTGGCGAGGCGGAACACCGTCTCCGGCCCGAGTTCGGGGACCAGGTAGTGGTAGTTGGTGTCGAACCACTTGGTCATCTCCAGCGGAGCGCGGTCGGCGTCGCCGCGGGCAAGGGTGAAGTAGGCGTCGAGCCCCAGCTTGCCCTCGCCGTCGAACAGGTCGGCAAAGCGGGACGGCACCGCGCCCAGCGTCACGGCGGTGTCCAGGACCTGGTCATAGTAGGAGAACGACGCCGGGACCGCCGACGCGTGGGCGTCCAGTCCGAGTTTGGTCAGGTGCGCATAGCTGCGGTGGCGCAGGTCCTGGCAGGTCTGCTCCAGCTCGGTGGCAGTGCTGGCGCCGGACCAGAAGTTCTCCAGGGCCTTCTTCAGCTCCCGGCGGGGTCCGATTCTGGGGTAGCCAAGGATGGTGGCAGCGGGGAAAGTTTTGTCAGTCATGGGATAAGTCCTTAAATCTCGTGTAGCGCGAAAGGTGAGTTGCGGCGGTAGCCCTAGGGCGCCGTCGTGCGTGAGGTTTTACGCCCGGGCCAGCACCTTGTGGCGAACCGGGGCAGCCGGTCGGGGCAGCTGCAGTTTCTCCAGCAGCTGGAGGGCGGAGACATGCTCGTTGAAGGTATAGACATGCAGCCCGGGAGCCCCGGCGTCCAAAGCCGCGTTGGCAAGATCGACGGTGGCCTGGATCCCGATGCGCTGGCGCGTCGAGTCATCACCGGCGCTGGCCAGCCGGTCGCGGACGGCAAGATCCACGTCGATGCCGGCCAGCTGGGCAAGCCGGTCGAGCCGGCGGACACTGGTCAGCGGCATGATCCCGGGAATGATCGGGATGTGGACTCCCGCCTGCCGTGCACGGCGCAGCAGCGATGAATAATCGTTGGCGTCAAAGAAGATCTGCGTGATCGCGAAGTCCGCGCCCGAGGACTGCTTGGCCAGCAGCACCTCCACATCGTGCTCGAAGCTGGGCGATTCGGGATGCCGGCTGGAGTAGGCAGCCACACCGATGGCCACTTTCCCCGCGGCCAGGTGGGCTGTCCGCTGGCGTTCAATCCGCCGGATCAGTTCGACCAGCTGCTGCGCGTACCGCAGTTCTCCCGAGGGTCTGCCCGAGCTGCCGGCCGGGGCATCGCCGCGCAGCGCCAGGATACCCCTGACTCCCCTGCCGATGATCGCCTCGATGGTCCGGGCAAGCTCCACACCGCTGCTCCCGACACAGGTCAGGTGGGCCAGCGGCCGCAGCCGGGTCTCGTTCTGCAGCCGTTCGAGCAGCTCCAGGGCCGTTCCCTGGTTGGAGCCTCCGGCACCGTAGGTAACCGAAACATAGTCCGGTGCAGTGCTTTCAAGTTCGCGGATGGTCCGCCAGAGGGTCTCCTCTGCCTGCGCATTCCTGGGCGGGAAGAGCTCGTAGGACAGGGCGGGATGGTTGGTGATTTCCGCATCGATGTATGGAAGCGTTGGGGTTGGCGGTGACATTTGTATCCTTACGGTGAGGTCACGCGGCTGCAGAGAAGCCAGGGCGGAAGAACCGCCGGAGGCAACGCAGCACACGTGATTGTTCGGAAAGGAGCTCAGGAGCCGGCCTGCGTTGCATGCGGCCGCACGCAACGGGGACTCCTGTGCCAAATGTCAGACCCACACCCGGGGCACCCACACCCTCATTGAGAGGGTCGCTGACCTGTTACGGAAGTAACTTGTCCAGAACTCTACGCACGGGCAGCAGAGCCGACAAGCAAAGGACCGATGGTGACGGCACGTTTCCGTTCTTGACGGGGCCCGCGGCATATGTGACGGGCGGAGCGTCATGCCAGAGGAAATGTGACGCGCAGAGAAAGGGCCGATAGCCCGATGACGATTGCAGGGAAAAGAAAAGAGCCGCTCAATCTGAGCGGCTCTTTTCATCGGTGGAGCTGAGGGGACTCGAACCCCTGACCCCCTGCATGCCATGCAGGTGCGCTACCAGCTGCGCCACAGCCCCGTTTCCGGTTTCTACCGTCTTGCCCTGCCCGGTTCGTTTCCTCCCCGTGCCGCAGCAACTTGAATATTCTATGCAGAGGATCCATCAGATTCCAAATCGAGCCCGCCCCGGCCCCAATTCCAGCAAAACCGCGCCATTCCGCGGCTTTCGGCTCGGATCTACGAGGTGATCGCTGCCGGCAAGGTCTGAGTTTGATCTAAATCACATCGCTGTTATTCGCCGGGCCGCAGTCACGGGCGGCATTTCCCACTGTACGGGCGTGCAAATGCAAAAATCCCCGGACGGCCGATAACGGTATCCGGGGATCATCTCAAAGCTTGAAGCTTCGGGCGTTACTCAATCACTCGCCGTCGGACGCTGTTGCCGGGGCTTCGTCGAGCTGCAGGTCAATCTGCGGGCAGTCCTTCCACAGGCGCTCCAAGGCGTAGAAGACCCTGTCTTCCTCGTGCTGGACGTGGATGACAACCGTGGCGTAATCGAGCAGCACCCAGCGTCCTTCGGACCGGCCTTCGCGGCGGACCGGTTTCAGATCATGCTTGTGTAGCTCTTCTTCGATGCCGTCAACAATCGCGTTGACCTGGCGCTCGTTGGAGGCGGAAGCAATCACAAAAACGTCAGTGATGGCCAGGCGCTCGCTGACGTCGAGGGCGATGATGTCCTGGCCGATTTTGTCGGAGGCAGCCTTGGCAGCCATCCGCGCAATGGAAATCGAATCTTCTGAGGCTGCCATAGGGCTCCTTATTTGGTTAGGTACTGGTGGAACTAATTGCTGAGACCGACGATCATCATAATCAGTCCGGTGATAAAGGCTGCTCCGCCGAGCACCAGAGCCGCGATGACAGCAATCCTGGCGCTGTTGGCTTGGCTAGCAGTCCGTGCGTCCAGCGGGTCCAGGCCATGAGCGCTCCTGGCACTGAGCGGTTCCACTTTCCTGCCGCGCCCGTCGGCGACGGCTTCGGCCTGAGCCAGAAGCCTGGACCTGGCCGGCGCTGCCGGTGTGGCCGGCCTCGTGCTCGGTGCCGCCGGACGAGAGCCGGGCGTTGGAGGTTTTTGTCCCGGTGCTGCCGGCAAGGACTTCGACTTGGCGGAACCGTTGGGGACAGGGCCGCTGTTGCCAGCGGGTCTTCCTGCCGGGGATGGCTTGTCCGCCGGTGCGGGCCGTTCTGCGGGCGCTGGCTTTTCCGCGGGCGCGGGCTTCCGCTGGGGTGCCTCCGACCGTTTCGGGGCCAGCGGTTGGGCCGGTGCAACAGGTCGCACCGGTACGCCTGGCCGTGAGTCCGCGGCCCGCTCCGGCGCATTGCTCACCAGCGGAACGTTGGACGTCGGGGACGGACGCAGAACATGCTTATCGCTGCCCGGCAGACGCACGAATTCCATCGGAGCCGAGGCGATATCACCCGGCCCCGCGGTCTGCCGCCGCTGCTGGTTCTCCTGGCTCAGCCGCTGTTTGTCCGCGGCCCGGCGGTTCAGCACGGCCGCACGTTCGGCCAAGGCCTTCTGCTGGGCCAGGATTTCCAGATCCACCGTCCGGGGGTCCTGGTCCTTGCGAGCCTCCATCATGGTGGCGAGGTTCTTGGCCTGACCCATCAGCAGTTCCCTGGCTACCAGAGCCTGCTCGACGGTCATCTTTCCGGCGTCGACGGCTTCAGCGGCAGCGTCAGGTAGAACAGCTGCATCAGTAACCTGGGGCTCCGCTGCGCCGGCGGCTGCGCCTGTGCTCCGGCGGCGGCGCTCCCGGCGTCCGCCCTCGATGGGGGGCCGGTTGGGCCGGTACTGCGCATCGGCCTGAGGTGCTTGAAGAGGACGCTCCTTTGCCGGCGCCTCCCCCGCTGCTGTAGAGGCAGGCTTGGCGGGCCGGTTCGCCGGGGCGGCTACCGGCGAGCGGGACGACCCTTCGGGCTGCGGGCCTTGTTCCCGTTCCAGTTGCTGGCGCCTCAGTTGGCGCCGGGAGGGTTGTTCCTGCGCGCCAGGAACAACAGGAATCGCCTCTGTCAGGGCACGGTAGGCACGGTGCGCTTCACGATCCCGGGCGCGGGCTTGGGAAGACCGCTCGCTGCCTTCGGACGGGCCTGGCGGCGTCGTCGTACCGCCCGCAGTTCCTGCCGGCGTACCACCGCCGTCCGGAGTCCCGCCGGGCCCACGCTGCAGCCGGGCTTCTCTCCGGCTGCGCGGCGTCTGCGATTCCTTACTCATTGATAACTTTTCACCCAGAATGTGGAGGTATTTACGGCTTAGTTTGTTGCGGGGAACCGATCAGCCGGTTCCAGTGCCCGGTAGAGACCGTATTTGGCAATGTACTGTACTACGCCGTCCGGAACGAGGTACCAGACGGGTTGGTCTTCGGCCACCCGGTCCCGGCAGTCGGTCGATGAGATGGCCATGGCCGGGACTTCGAGCAGGCTGACGTCCTTGCGTCCCAGATCATGCAGCTCGTGGCCTGGACGCGTGACTCCCACGAAGTGCGCCAGCGACCACAGTTCGTCGATGTCCTTCCACGACATGATCTGGGCCAGCGCGTCCGCACCGGTGATGAAGTACAGCTCAGCTTCCGGACGGGCGGCCCGCAGATCACGCAGCGTATCGATCGTGTACGTCAGTCCTGGACGGTCGATATCCACCCTGCTCACCGTAAAACGCGGATTCGAAGCGGTGGCAATCACGGTCATGAGATACCGATGCTCCGCGGGTGAAACAGACCGCGAGGATTTTTGCCAGGGATGGCCCGTGGGAACAAAGACCACTTCGTCCAGATCGAAAACCGCCGCCACCTCGCTGGCCGCGACCAAGTGTCCGTGGTGGATCGGATCGAACGTGCCGCCCATGACCCCGAGCCGGAATTTGCGGCCAGAGGCTCTGGTACCAGGCAGCGTGGCCGCTGTTCCGGTTGAGGGGGAAGCCATAGGCACTTTAGCGCTGGGCTTGGCCGTGATCGTGCTTATTCGGGTGCTGGCGGTGCGGGTCCGCATGCTCCTCGACGGCGGAGTGGCGGTGGCCGACACTGGTAAAGGCGACGGTGGTGAACATCATGATCAGGAAGACCACGAAGATTCCGCCGCCGATGACCACCGGCGACACCGGAAGTTCAACGTGGGCCTCGCTGGCCACCAGCGCGGCGCCGAATACCTG
Encoded proteins:
- the nadD gene encoding nicotinate-nucleotide adenylyltransferase; translated protein: MGGTFDPIHHGHLVAASEVAAVFDLDEVVFVPTGHPWQKSSRSVSPAEHRYLMTVIATASNPRFTVSRVDIDRPGLTYTIDTLRDLRAARPEAELYFITGADALAQIMSWKDIDELWSLAHFVGVTRPGHELHDLGRKDVSLLEVPAMAISSTDCRDRVAEDQPVWYLVPDGVVQYIAKYGLYRALEPADRFPATN
- the metE gene encoding 5-methyltetrahydropteroyltriglutamate--homocysteine S-methyltransferase; protein product: MTDKTFPAATILGYPRIGPRRELKKALENFWSGASTATELEQTCQDLRHRSYAHLTKLGLDAHASAVPASFSYYDQVLDTAVTLGAVPSRFADLFDGEGKLGLDAYFTLARGDADRAPLEMTKWFDTNYHYLVPELGPETVFRLANDWIVENFTAARQAGFTTRPVLVGPVSFLLLSKAANDAGAGFEPLSRLADVLPVYAEVLRALAAAGVEWVQLEEPALVADQDLSEGELAAAVQLAYIALATELQAPQRPRLLVTSSYGSLGGLLPVLAASGLDALHLDLVNGTVPAAAELEALGSTVLVAGLVDGQNIWKADLAAAAAKLRRLEESVEGLAVATSTSLFHVPHDVEQEQQLDPVLRSWLAFADQKVDEVRTLARAVGRPDAIAAEVAAAAAILETRRQSPGVRQSAVRARTGGLVPADFTRDEFESRWTAQQDVLRLPALPTTTIGSFPQTRDIRLARARALKGELEDAAYEQLMKEEIKRVIELQEELGLDVLVHGEPERNDMVQYFAENLDGFDVTVHGWVQSYGSRCTRPSILWGDVSRLAPITVPWTRYAQSLTEKPVKGMLTGPVTILAWSFVRDDQPLEETANQVALALRDEISDLQEAGTKIIQVDEPALRELLPLRRRDHADYLRWSVGSFKLATSGVAAATQIHTHLCYSEFGEIIDAIDALDADVTSIEAARSRMEVVQDLEQHGFARGVGPGIYDIHSPRIPSAGELQELLSAAVAHVPVRQLWVNPDCGLKTRAYPETKASLENLVEAARTVRASLVDSLAG
- the rsfS gene encoding ribosome silencing factor, which translates into the protein MAASEDSISIARMAAKAASDKIGQDIIALDVSERLAITDVFVIASASNERQVNAIVDGIEEELHKHDLKPVRREGRSEGRWVLLDYATVVIHVQHEEDRVFYALERLWKDCPQIDLQLDEAPATASDGE
- a CDS encoding methylenetetrahydrofolate reductase, which codes for MSPPTPTLPYIDAEITNHPALSYELFPPRNAQAEETLWRTIRELESTAPDYVSVTYGAGGSNQGTALELLERLQNETRLRPLAHLTCVGSSGVELARTIEAIIGRGVRGILALRGDAPAGSSGRPSGELRYAQQLVELIRRIERQRTAHLAAGKVAIGVAAYSSRHPESPSFEHDVEVLLAKQSSGADFAITQIFFDANDYSSLLRRARQAGVHIPIIPGIMPLTSVRRLDRLAQLAGIDVDLAVRDRLASAGDDSTRQRIGIQATVDLANAALDAGAPGLHVYTFNEHVSALQLLEKLQLPRPAAPVRHKVLARA